One genomic segment of Pseudomonas fortuita includes these proteins:
- a CDS encoding CPXCG motif-containing cysteine-rich protein has product MLETANYDCPYCGEEIETTVDLSGGDQEYFEDCQVCCKPVRFLLQVHGEEWMLDVFGEND; this is encoded by the coding sequence ATGCTGGAAACTGCCAACTACGATTGCCCTTATTGTGGCGAAGAAATCGAAACCACGGTGGACCTGTCCGGTGGCGATCAGGAGTACTTCGAGGACTGTCAGGTGTGCTGCAAGCCTGTCCGCTTCTTGCTGCAGGTGCATGGCGAGGAATGGATGCTGGATGTCTTCGGTGAGAATGACTGA
- a CDS encoding putative signal transducing protein codes for MRRIYEPENLLEAEMLLGMLASEGINVQLVGRDLMGGVGELPLQGLLGLAVADEQAEYARQLIDAYNDAQPLVGDEPESFPGTLIC; via the coding sequence ATGCGACGGATCTACGAACCTGAAAACCTGCTCGAGGCCGAAATGCTGCTCGGTATGCTGGCCAGTGAGGGCATCAACGTGCAGCTGGTGGGCCGTGACTTGATGGGGGGCGTAGGCGAACTGCCCCTGCAAGGTCTGTTGGGGCTTGCGGTGGCGGATGAGCAGGCCGAGTACGCACGGCAGCTGATCGATGCGTACAATGATGCCCAGCCACTGGTTGGCGACGAACCGGAGAGCTTCCCCGGTACCTTGATCTGCTAG